Proteins encoded by one window of Xenopus tropicalis strain Nigerian chromosome 6, UCB_Xtro_10.0, whole genome shotgun sequence:
- the ppp1r3g gene encoding protein phosphatase 1 regulatory subunit 3G encodes MERPAPHQRQDLHPALYHFHPGERLDHSTEAESMSEGWYSESPSEGHYVPELYERCDSPLIAPLDSAAHLLEGQMHPAQRVDVQELRERMCELRLTREGEHGAYQCEQGHLFPQEYTDTDIRGSEPTAAEGSLRRRALSLPVQQCHRLGVAGAEEDGGLLCCCKLKKKVQFADTLGLCLASVKHFLPSEEPLVPPSVLARLQSYPPTVSLQRAELSLNTEESDSPVPQELCAKVEAQGVCLEQASDTQWGVRGCALVRESEGAAQVKVRYSFNDWLSHLDCPATAASAPAPGPQRFLFTLCYPPATARVQFAICCSVGNGQELWDNNQGLNYCVYCQQEQVPHFQASDMEQEESCTYQHW; translated from the coding sequence ATGGAGCGCCCCGCACCCCACCAACGGCAGGACCTGCACCCTGCGCTCTATCACTTTCACCCGGGGGAGCGTCTCGATCACTCCACGGAGGCAGAGAGCATGAGTGAGGGCTGGTACTCGGAGAGCCCCTCGGAGGGACACTATGTCCCAGAACTGTATGAGCGCTGCGACAGCCCGCTAATAGCGCCACTGGATAGCGCAGCGCACTTACTAGAGGGGCAAATGCATCCGGCGCAGCGGGTCGATGTACAGGAGCTGCGAGAGCGTATGTGCGAGCTGCGTCTGACGCGGGAAGGCGAGCATGGGGCGTACCAGTGTGAGCAGGGACATCTATTCCCTCAGGAATACACGGACACAGATATACGTGGGAGCGAACCCACAGCCGCGGAAGGTTCCCTTCGCCGGAGGGCGCTCTCCTTGCCCgtacagcagtgccacaggctgggggTGGCGGGGGCAGAGGAGGACGGTGGCCTCTTGTGCTGCTGCAAACTGAAAAAGAAGGTCCAGTTCGCCGACACTCTGGGGCTGTGCCTTGCAAGCGTTAAACACTTCCTCCCGTCCGAAGAACCTCTGGTGCCCCCTTCTGTGCTCGCCCGGTTACAgagttacccccctactgtatcCCTCCAAAGAGCCGAGCTCAGTCTGAACACGGAGGAGTCTGACAGCCCAGTGCCCCAGGAGCTCTGTGCTAAAGTGGAGGCGCAGGGGGTGTGCCTGGAGCAAGCGTCCGACACCCAGTGGGGGGTGCGCGGCTGTGCGCTGGTCAGGGAGTCGGAGGGCGCAGCGCAAGTTAAAGTCAGGTATTCCTTCAACGACTGGCTCTCGCACCTGGACTGTCCCGCTACTGCCGCCTCGGCCCCTGCCCCTGGGCCACAGCGCTTCCTATTCACCCTCTGCTACCCCCCAGCTACAGCCCGTGTCCAGTTTGCCATATGCTGCAGTGTGGGTAACGGCCAGGAGTTATGGGACAACAATCAGGGGCTCAACTACTGTGTGTACTGCCAGCAGGAGCAAGTCCCTCACTTCCAGGCGTCCGACATGGAGCAAGAGGAGAGCTGCACTTACCAGCATTGGTAG